One window from the genome of Leishmania panamensis strain MHOM/PA/94/PSC-1 chromosome 13 sequence encodes:
- a CDS encoding hypothetical protein (TriTrypDB/GeneDB-style sysID: LpmP.13.1290), translating to MSSALIANILAKVEVEVRQRLRSTAASTTPGPSPAAAPLTSLSLLTSEDWSAVRCSLRADSTLPPSAAGATNKVEGTSASLQPVVASELLRYVQMRCAELPMRLQIEALQARRYEHLLRQHTRELVTLSEYMALVSRTPPTLAAVPRGVSEPTPNVAQLPVDVRALLAEEEMGPRLERCRVRIRELETMARQDAEAKVRCCQRMVLLSEFVRALVRHVTADVLTCKGAPKCDGAAVTKRPRTEQSA from the coding sequence ATGTCCTCTGCTCTTATCGCCAATATCCTCGCGAAGGTAGAGGTTGAGGTGCGCCAGCGTCTGCGCAGCACGGCTgcctcgacgacgccgggtccctcccctgccgctgccccgctcacctcgctctcgctcctcACTTCAGAGGACTGGAGTGCTGTGCGGTGCTCGCTTAGAGCAGACTCAACTCTCCCAccctccgctgccggcgcaACGAATAAGGTGGAAGGTACATCGGCAAGCCTCCAGCCGGTAGTCGCcagtgagctgctgcggtacgTACAGATGCGGTGCGCAGAGCTGCCCATGCGTCTTCAGATTGAGGCACTACAGGCACGCCGCTAcgagcacctcctgcgccaaCACACGCGCGAGCTCGTCACCCTCAGCGAGTACATGGCACTGGTCAGTCGCACCCCACccacgctggcggcggtgccgcgaGGCGTTTCAGAGCCCACACCGaatgtggcgcagctgccggtaGACGTGCGTGCACtgctggcagaggaggagatggggcCACGCCTCGAGCGATGCAGGGTTCGCATCCGCGAGCTAGAGACGATGGCACGGCAGGACGCAGAAGCCAAGGTGCGATGCTGTCAACGAATGGTGCTCCTCAGCGAGTTTGTCCGTGCGTTGGTGCGGCACGTTACGGCAGACGTGCTCACGTGCAAAGGGGCACCGAAGTGCGATGGCGCAGCCGTGACGAAGCGGCCTCGTACTGAGCAGTCCGCATGA
- a CDS encoding hypothetical protein (TriTrypDB/GeneDB-style sysID: LpmP.13.1300): MSIPHLTAEEMAYYASLSLADPDEAELAAFLAGTQQEHVGHPRETGAASSSTAPSAGKNGSTLIMSRCAPTCERFDSSDVEGLPPRCAVVPVNRWQSSTFASTTLARWLSSAGLFPEPKPATLDNSTRYGITQVLEKDNLVGGVAGIADAALQTRYVDLPARQLTSVASIQCFLNATHVYLQHNALTNLEGVELLSQLRVLVVHHNQLTSLAPLQQLDNLFYLDVSHNNLSSSMDVLLRNELPCLCLKSLNLSNNPCWYRCGGRASDVDGEKQPRTYVQQMCAACPLLERLDDVDIDDGEEVVQHSDSSTESDVSDALVRRSTGAPPSRPRSIAIRRVHDAVEAARAASLRASVPHMHPCHSPASSDSLSSSGGAELSIRSQSAGKASKAALLEEEQARLVHQLMLRRAADAAPESLKVVDTLSTSPPHFNRSTAGNEHSQPGAATTEAPAELKVTPPAYSTADVSEFYGARSDTLQLYRNLQFTQEVSQARLLRDLAAHWDDVSRVLQTAQALQQDRRRRLQQRLQAHTPAYTESLTLLEKESHAKDLDRYRNSGVHRKGTPTSIHVVTGAPVSPPAAAGANVSPAVDGK; encoded by the coding sequence ATGTCCATCCCCCACCTCACGGCGGAGGAGATGGCCTATTACGCCTCGCTCAGCCTCGCGGACCCCGATGAAGCGGAGCTGGCAGCATTTTTAGCGGGCACCCAGCAGGAGCACGTGGGCCACCCCAGAGAGACCGGGGCCGCTTCATCAAGCACTGCGCCATCCGCCGGTAAGAACGGAAGTACACTTATCATGTCACGCTGCGCGCCGACATGTGAGCGCTTCGACAGCAGTGACGTCGAGGGCCTTCCACCTCGATGTGCTGTGGTGCCCGTCAATCGATGGCAATCCTCCACCTTCGCGTCCACAACGCTGGCAAGGTGGCTGTCGTCTGCAGGGCTCTTCCCTGAGCCGAAGCCAGCTACTCTGGACAACAGTACTCGCTACGGTATCACACAGGTGCTAGAGAAAGACAACCTGGTGGGCGGCGTAGCAGGCATTGCCGATGCCGCACTGCAGACCCGATACGTTGATCTTCCAGCTAGGCAGCTCACCTCCGTTGCCTCCATCCAGTGTTTCTTGAACGCCACGCATGTGTATCTTCAGCACAACGCACTGACTAACCTGGAAGGCGTTGAGCTGCTCTCTCAACTCcgggtgttggtggtgcacCATAACCAACTCACCTCGCTCgctccactgcagcagctggacaaCCTCTTCTACCTCGACGTGAGCCACAACAACCTGAGTTCCTCGATGGACGTACTGCTGCGCAACGAGCTCCCTTGCCTGTGCCTTAAAAGTCTGAACCTCTCCAACAACCCATGTTGGTACCGGTGCGGTGGGAGAGCGAGTGATGTCGATGGGGAAAAGCAGCCCCGCACGTACGTGCAGCAGATGTGCGCCGCCTGCCCACTGCTCGAGCGGCTCGACGACGTAGACAttgacgacggcgaggaggtggtgcagcacagtGACAGCAGCACTGAAAGCGATGTGAGTGACGCGCTTGTGCGGCGGTCCACCGGCGCTCCGCCGTCTCGACCCAGATCTATCGCCATTAGGCGTGTCCACGACGCCGTGGAAGCTGCTCGTGCAGCCAGCCTTCGAGCAAGTGTGCCGCACATGCACCCTTGCCATAGCCCCGCATCGTCTGACTCCCTCTctagcagcggtggcgcagagcTCTCTATTCGATCACAGAGCGCTGGGAAGGCGAGCAAAGCCGCtttgctggaggaggagcaggcccGTTTGGTACATCAGCtgatgctgcggcgcgccgctgatgccgcACCGGAAAGCCTGAAGGTGGTTGACACGCTTTCCACGTCGCCCCCTCACTTCaaccgcagcaccgccggtAATGAGCACTCACAGCCAGGAGCTGCAACGACGGAAGCACCAGCAGAGCTGAAGGTAACGCCGCCCGCCTACAGCACGGCTGATGTGTCTGAGTTTTACGGTGCGCGAAGCGACACCCTTCAGCTCTACCGTAACCTGCAGTTCACTCAGGAAGTGAGTCaggcacggctgctgcgcgacttGGCAGCGCACTGGGACGATGTGTCCCGGGTGCTTCAGACGGCGCAGGCGTTGCAGCAAGACCGACGGCGCCGGTTACAGCAGAggctgcaggcgcacaccCCAGCGTACACCGAGTCGTTGACTTTGCTTGAGAAGGAGTCCCACGCAAAAGACCTCGACCGCTATCGCAACAGTGGTGTGCATAGAAAAGGTACACCGACCAGCATTCATGTCGTGACAGGTGCCCCTGTATCACCACCGGCAGCCGCCGGGGCGAACGTCAGCCCTGCTGTTGATGGCAAATAG